GACGCGGCGCTCCGGGAGTTGCGTCGGAGAGGAAACGTCCGGACGGCGATTTGAACGCCGGTCCCTGGCTCCGCAAGCCAAGAGGATAGTCCACTACCCTATCCGGACTCACTCCTACGTACCGCGGTTGATTGTAAAGGGGTTACGATCCGTCCGGGCAGTGTCAAAGGGTCGCTTGACCGTCGACAAGGCCCTTTATTTCGACGCGCCTCTCTCCGGTCGTGAAGCGACGCGCCCTCCTCCGCGGCCTCGGCGCCGCGGGCACGCTCGCCCTGACCGGCTGTCTGTCCGACGGATCGGGCGATCAGCCGACCGATACCGACGAACCAGTCGATACTCCGACCGACACGCCCGCCGGCGGTTCCACGGACACCGACCGGCCGGCGGCGACCCCGACCGACCGGAGCGACGACATCGTGACCGAACCGGACCCCGGCGGCACCGACGACCCGAGCGCCACGCCGAGCGACTCGCCGGCCGAGACGGCGAGCGAGACGCCCGACGGCGAGCCGTCGGCGACGCCCGGCGGCGTGACCGACTCGTCGCTCGACGTCACCGACAGCGGCTGTGGAACTCAGACCGACGAGGCCTCGGTCGACTTCGACGGGAGCGACGGGACGGTCACGGTGACCGGGACGACCTGGGGGTCGGACGCGTGTTACACGGCCGTCCTGTCGGACGTGCGTCTCGACGGCGGCACGGCGACCGTCGTCGTCGGCTCGGAGTCCGACGCCGGCACGGACACGATGTGCGCCCAGTGCATCACCGAGATCGACTACGAGGCGACGGTCGCGTTCGACGGCGCGCTCCCCCGGGAGGTCGTCGTGGTCCACGCCCACGACGGCGAGGACACGCGCGTCACCTCGACGACGCGATAGGGTCCGTCGGAGGTGGCTGTACCCGTCGGCACGTGGTGCAGGCTCCTCCCCGTGCTCGCTAGCTGGAATCAGTACCGCAGCCGACAGCAGGCGCTGAAAGCCCTCGCCGCGCTCGCGGTCGCTGAGCGACATACCCTCGCAGCCGTGCGGCCGCTTCGGGTAGGGGTCGCTCAGGCGACTGGCGGCGCGAGCGCGCCTCGCCCGTTCAGTCCGCCGGGAGAGCAAGCTCTCCCGAGCCCGCGCTCACACGTTCGCGTGGACGCCAGGGACGCACGGCGCCACAACCGCCCCGCACAGCACCGCAACGGGCCACGAGCCTCCCCAGCCGATTCGCGACACGCGAGTCGCGAATCCACCGTCGGAGCACGCTCCGACGAGCCTTCGTTCACACAGTTCACGAAGACCTCGCGCGGCTACCGTCGCGCGCACGAGAGCGCGCTCCAGCGCGCGCCGACCGCACCACACTGGACCGCCGTCCCCTCACGGCGGCTGACCGCATCGGCCGACCCTCGAACTTATACCGGAAGCCCGGACCACCTCGGGGTATGACCGCGACAGCGGCGAGGCGGCGGGTCAGCGCGCCGGTGCGGTCGGCGGGCCGGCCGGCCCCGAAATCGAGCGACGAGAGCGGGGTAGCGAGGCAACGACAACGCTTAAGCGGAGTGCAACCATGCCCAATGCTAGACTAATGGGAGCGATCGAG
Above is a genomic segment from Halosimplex halophilum containing:
- a CDS encoding RodZ family helix-turn-helix domain-containing protein; translated protein: MKRRALLRGLGAAGTLALTGCLSDGSGDQPTDTDEPVDTPTDTPAGGSTDTDRPAATPTDRSDDIVTEPDPGGTDDPSATPSDSPAETASETPDGEPSATPGGVTDSSLDVTDSGCGTQTDEASVDFDGSDGTVTVTGTTWGSDACYTAVLSDVRLDGGTATVVVGSESDAGTDTMCAQCITEIDYEATVAFDGALPREVVVVHAHDGEDTRVTSTTR